Proteins co-encoded in one Corynebacterium lujinxingii genomic window:
- a CDS encoding adenylosuccinate synthase, translated as MSAIIIVGAQWGDEGKGKATDILGGKVDYVVKPNGGNNAGHTVVVGGEKYELKLLPAGVLSENATPILGNGVVINLEALFDEIDGLEARGANASRLRVSANAHLVAPYHQQLDRVQERFLGKRAIGTTGRGIGPTYADKVARVGLRVQDVFDESILRQKIESALDVKNQMLVKMYNRRAISVEETMDYFGRYGERLAPMVIDAERVLNDALDAGKHVLMEGGQATMLDVDHGTYPFVTSSNPTAGGACVGAGIGPTRITASLGIIKAYTTRVGAGPFPTELFDKWGEFLQVTGGEVGVNTGRKRRTGWYDSVIARYASRVNGFTDLFLTKLDVLTGIGEIPICVAYDVDGKRFDEMPLTQTDFHHATPIYETMPAWDEDITECRTFEELPEKARDYVLRLEELSGAPISYIGVGPGRDQTIVRNDVMER; from the coding sequence ATGTCCGCCATCATTATCGTCGGCGCCCAGTGGGGCGACGAAGGCAAAGGCAAAGCAACCGACATCCTCGGCGGCAAAGTCGACTACGTGGTCAAACCCAACGGCGGCAACAATGCCGGGCACACCGTGGTCGTCGGTGGGGAGAAGTACGAGCTGAAGCTGCTGCCCGCCGGAGTCCTATCCGAAAACGCCACCCCGATCCTGGGCAACGGTGTGGTGATCAACCTCGAGGCGCTTTTCGACGAAATCGACGGCCTCGAAGCCCGCGGTGCCAACGCTTCTCGCCTGCGAGTGTCCGCCAACGCGCACTTGGTCGCGCCCTACCACCAACAGCTGGACCGCGTGCAGGAGCGCTTCCTGGGCAAGCGTGCGATCGGCACGACCGGCCGCGGCATCGGCCCGACCTACGCCGACAAGGTCGCGCGCGTGGGCCTGCGCGTGCAGGACGTTTTCGACGAATCCATCCTGCGCCAGAAGATCGAGTCCGCCCTCGACGTGAAAAACCAGATGCTGGTGAAGATGTACAACCGGCGCGCCATCTCCGTCGAAGAGACCATGGACTACTTCGGCCGTTACGGCGAGCGTCTCGCGCCGATGGTGATCGACGCGGAGCGCGTGCTTAACGACGCCCTCGATGCCGGCAAGCACGTCCTCATGGAGGGCGGCCAGGCCACGATGTTGGATGTCGACCACGGCACCTACCCGTTCGTGACCTCGTCGAACCCCACCGCCGGTGGCGCCTGCGTGGGCGCGGGCATCGGTCCGACGCGGATTACTGCGTCGCTGGGCATCATCAAGGCGTACACCACCCGCGTGGGCGCGGGCCCATTCCCGACGGAGCTGTTCGACAAGTGGGGCGAGTTCCTCCAGGTCACCGGCGGAGAGGTCGGTGTGAACACCGGCCGCAAGCGCCGCACCGGCTGGTACGACAGTGTGATCGCCCGCTATGCCTCCCGCGTCAACGGCTTCACGGACCTGTTCCTGACCAAACTCGACGTGCTCACCGGCATCGGCGAAATCCCGATCTGCGTGGCCTACGACGTGGACGGCAAGCGTTTCGACGAAATGCCGCTCACCCAAACCGACTTCCACCACGCAACGCCCATCTACGAGACGATGCCGGCGTGGGACGAGGACATCACCGAATGTCGCACGTTCGAGGAGCTACCGGAGAAGGCCCGCGACTACGTGTTGCGCCTCGAGGAGCTGTCCGGCGCGCCGATCTCATACATCGGTGTTGGCCCCGGCCGCGACCAGACGATCGTGCGCAACGACGTGATGGAGCGGTAG
- a CDS encoding PRC and DUF2382 domain-containing protein, whose amino-acid sequence MADFNRIEDLANATAYDSNGDKVGGVKDVYVNDTTGQPDFVSVNHGLFGGGDSIVPLRGHTLRDGELHLAFPKDRIEDAPDLDENGHLTTEDQEAFYRHYGLENTQDVTTYETDQNAGYAAGAGAAAGAGYAAGEREVETDRAEIADRDRQVDNEGEIIRSEEQLNVSKDRVESGQVRLRKYVVNETETVDVPVEREEVRVVREPITDADRANYDGNIGEQEASVTLHEDRVNVSKDSVPVEKVSLEKDTVQDSERVSEEVRKERFETDGVVEGDVRDNK is encoded by the coding sequence ATGGCTGACTTCAACCGCATCGAGGACCTCGCAAACGCGACCGCTTACGACTCCAACGGCGACAAGGTCGGCGGCGTCAAGGACGTTTACGTCAACGACACCACCGGCCAGCCGGACTTCGTTTCCGTAAACCACGGCCTCTTCGGTGGTGGCGACTCCATCGTCCCGCTGCGCGGCCACACCCTGCGCGACGGCGAGCTGCACCTCGCATTCCCGAAGGACCGCATCGAGGACGCTCCGGATCTGGACGAGAACGGCCACCTCACCACCGAGGACCAGGAGGCGTTCTACCGCCACTACGGCCTGGAGAACACCCAGGACGTGACCACCTACGAGACCGACCAGAACGCTGGCTACGCTGCTGGCGCTGGTGCCGCTGCAGGTGCTGGCTACGCCGCTGGTGAGCGCGAGGTCGAGACCGACCGCGCTGAGATTGCAGACCGCGACCGTCAGGTTGACAACGAGGGCGAGATCATCCGTTCCGAGGAGCAGCTCAACGTCTCCAAGGACCGCGTTGAGTCCGGCCAGGTTCGCCTGCGCAAGTACGTCGTGAACGAGACCGAGACCGTCGACGTCCCGGTTGAGCGCGAAGAGGTCCGCGTTGTCCGCGAGCCGATCACCGACGCTGACCGCGCTAACTACGACGGCAACATCGGCGAGCAGGAAGCATCCGTCACCCTGCACGAGGACCGCGTCAACGTCTCCAAGGACTCCGTCCCGGTGGAGAAGGTTTCCCTGGAGAAGGACACCGTCCAGGACTCCGAGCGTGTTTCCGAGGAGGTCCGCAAGGAGCGCTTCGAGACCGACGGTGTTGTCGAGGGCGATGTCCGCGACAACAAGTAA
- a CDS encoding FUSC family protein codes for MAKQRMSTRERLQLVDKSLLSRLKRVRKRLLPILQIGLAAGFAYFLARDVAGHPRPFFAPISVVIIIGMSGGDRVSKSVDMALGCVLGVLVGDLIFYRLGDGGWQIAVIVAGSLLIASFFSSSILVNNQAAIGAILIATIMPPGAEVTGIDRTVDAVIGCLVAMATIALIPQAPMSSARAEVSKVMGIVSSVLDDVATGIQNKDPQVIHEALDMIRGTQTGIDDLAAAIKSGEEASRVSPFLWGTRRYINSLARVIPPVDNAVRTSRVLARRAQVLVEDDDEATQTQVEILDQLSHVCLELSEVYDVNSRVAQAKVIPDCVNELRMAAQRAGMDIVPENAVLSAYAILAQTRSLIVDLLMVCGMSRESALAALVPTSTTPKYEPETFDFE; via the coding sequence ATGGCGAAGCAGAGGATGAGCACGCGCGAGCGGCTCCAGTTGGTAGACAAGTCGCTCCTGTCGCGTTTGAAACGTGTGCGCAAGCGCCTGCTGCCGATCCTGCAGATCGGCCTCGCTGCCGGGTTTGCGTACTTCTTAGCCCGCGACGTCGCCGGACACCCGCGGCCGTTCTTCGCGCCGATCAGTGTGGTCATCATCATTGGGATGTCCGGCGGCGACCGCGTGTCCAAGTCGGTGGACATGGCGCTGGGCTGTGTGCTCGGCGTGCTGGTGGGCGATCTCATCTTCTACAGGCTTGGCGACGGCGGCTGGCAGATCGCGGTCATCGTCGCCGGATCACTGCTTATCGCCTCGTTCTTCTCCAGTTCGATCCTGGTGAACAACCAGGCCGCCATCGGTGCCATTCTGATTGCGACGATCATGCCGCCGGGGGCGGAGGTCACGGGCATTGACCGCACCGTCGACGCCGTCATCGGCTGTCTGGTGGCGATGGCGACGATTGCGTTGATTCCGCAGGCGCCGATGTCGTCGGCACGCGCGGAGGTGTCCAAGGTGATGGGCATTGTCAGTTCGGTACTCGACGACGTGGCCACCGGTATCCAGAATAAGGACCCGCAGGTGATTCATGAGGCGTTGGACATGATCCGCGGTACGCAGACGGGTATCGACGACCTCGCGGCCGCCATCAAGTCTGGTGAGGAAGCCAGCCGCGTCTCGCCTTTTCTGTGGGGTACGCGCCGCTACATCAACTCCCTGGCGCGTGTGATTCCGCCGGTGGATAACGCGGTGCGCACCTCGCGTGTGCTGGCCCGGCGTGCGCAGGTGTTGGTAGAGGACGACGACGAAGCGACGCAGACGCAGGTGGAGATCCTCGACCAGCTCTCGCACGTGTGCCTGGAACTGTCCGAGGTGTACGACGTGAACTCGCGTGTGGCGCAGGCGAAGGTGATTCCGGACTGCGTCAACGAGTTGCGCATGGCCGCGCAGCGCGCCGGTATGGACATCGTTCCGGAAAACGCGGTGCTCTCGGCGTATGCGATCTTGGCGCAGACGCGCTCGTTGATTGTGGATCTGCTGATGGTGTGCGGCATGTCGCGTGAATCGGCGCTGGCGGCGCTGGTGCCCACATCCACGACGCCGAAGTACGAGCCGGAAACATTCGACTTCGAGTAA
- the fbaA gene encoding class II fructose-bisphosphate aldolase: MPIATPEVYNQMLDTAKKGGFAFPAINCTSSETINAAIKGFAEAESDGIIQFSTGGAEFGSGLGVKNKVAGAKALAAFAHEVAAHYDVNIALHTDHCQKEVLDDYVRPLIAISQERVDRGELPLFQSHMWDGSAVPIDENLEIAQELLAKAHAANIILEVEIGVVGGEEDGVEAKAGANLYTNEADFEKTVDALGTGENGRYMLAATFGNVHGVYKPGNVKLRPEVLDMGQKVASRKLGLDEGAQPFDFVFHGGSGSEKEKIEEALRYGVIKMNVDTDTQYAFTRPVAAHMFSNYDGVLKIDGEVGNKKTYDPRSYLKKAEAAMTERVIESCQDLHSVGKTVSK; this comes from the coding sequence ATGCCCATCGCAACCCCCGAGGTTTACAACCAGATGCTGGACACCGCCAAGAAGGGCGGTTTCGCGTTCCCGGCGATCAACTGCACCTCGTCGGAGACCATCAACGCGGCCATCAAGGGTTTTGCGGAGGCCGAGTCCGACGGCATCATCCAGTTCTCCACTGGCGGCGCCGAGTTCGGTTCCGGCCTGGGGGTGAAGAACAAGGTGGCGGGCGCGAAGGCGCTGGCAGCGTTCGCGCACGAGGTCGCGGCGCACTACGACGTCAACATCGCGCTGCACACCGACCACTGCCAGAAGGAAGTCCTGGACGACTACGTCCGCCCGCTGATCGCGATTTCCCAGGAGCGCGTGGACCGCGGCGAGCTGCCGCTGTTCCAGTCCCACATGTGGGACGGCTCGGCAGTCCCGATCGACGAAAACCTGGAGATCGCGCAGGAGCTGCTGGCCAAGGCCCACGCGGCGAACATCATCCTCGAGGTGGAGATCGGCGTCGTCGGCGGTGAAGAGGACGGCGTCGAGGCGAAGGCCGGCGCGAACCTGTACACCAACGAGGCTGACTTTGAAAAGACCGTCGACGCCCTGGGCACCGGCGAGAACGGCCGCTACATGCTGGCTGCGACCTTTGGCAACGTCCACGGCGTGTACAAGCCGGGCAACGTGAAGCTGCGCCCGGAGGTGCTGGACATGGGCCAGAAGGTCGCCTCCCGCAAGCTGGGCCTCGATGAGGGCGCCCAGCCGTTCGACTTCGTCTTCCACGGCGGCTCCGGCTCCGAGAAGGAGAAGATCGAAGAGGCGCTGCGCTACGGCGTGATCAAGATGAACGTGGACACCGACACCCAGTACGCGTTCACCCGCCCGGTCGCGGCCCACATGTTCTCCAACTACGACGGCGTGCTCAAGATCGACGGTGAAGTGGGCAACAAGAAGACCTACGATCCGCGTTCCTACCTGAAGAAGGCTGAGGCCGCGATGACCGAGCGCGTCATCGAGTCCTGCCAGGATCTGCACTCCGTGGGCAAGACCGTGTCCAAGTAG
- a CDS encoding glycoside hydrolase family 76 protein, translated as MPETWAHRADLAESAITERHAQKLWWMPKTNMAVVTWPPGLKDKIFWHWHYWWQAQYLDCQVDATARRATKTRRRRIANTLRTVQRRNRGRLTRNQYFDDKAWLALAWDRASQLPRENGKTTVKRPRALQDLEFDLLAGIDPVVGVLPWRAGETFYNIPSNATAAMVFARTGRLDKAREIVDWIFDSLVREDGLLSDGIRMRMSGPEVVDKVYTYNQGTVLGASLEIALALRGDVGLAHDEPIDSFEYSERADASMFYITHIRAIVQAIALDMATPQGVLLSPPEESLEGDGGLFKGILARYLAEVAVRLPEDSKENIATRKIAARLVMQSAESLWSHRLEVDGLPVFAAEWTQDAKLPHNYGLGPSSISEAVGLVRIDERDLSVQLSGWMLLEAAAKVAAAHA; from the coding sequence GTGCCGGAAACCTGGGCGCACCGAGCCGACTTGGCTGAATCGGCGATCACTGAACGTCACGCCCAGAAACTCTGGTGGATGCCGAAGACGAACATGGCCGTGGTCACTTGGCCGCCGGGGTTGAAGGACAAGATCTTCTGGCACTGGCACTACTGGTGGCAGGCGCAGTACCTCGACTGCCAGGTGGATGCCACGGCGCGGCGGGCGACGAAGACGCGTCGTCGCCGCATCGCCAACACCCTGCGTACGGTGCAGCGTCGCAACCGGGGCAGACTCACGCGCAACCAGTACTTCGACGACAAGGCGTGGCTCGCGCTCGCCTGGGATCGTGCCAGCCAGCTGCCGCGCGAGAACGGCAAAACCACTGTGAAACGTCCGCGGGCGCTGCAGGATCTGGAGTTCGACTTGCTCGCCGGCATCGACCCGGTCGTTGGGGTGCTGCCGTGGCGCGCCGGCGAGACGTTTTACAACATCCCGTCGAACGCCACCGCCGCCATGGTCTTCGCCCGCACCGGACGCCTGGACAAGGCGCGCGAGATTGTGGACTGGATCTTCGACTCCCTCGTGCGCGAGGACGGCCTGCTTTCCGATGGCATCCGCATGCGCATGTCCGGCCCCGAAGTGGTGGACAAGGTCTACACCTACAACCAGGGCACCGTGCTCGGCGCGAGCCTGGAGATCGCCCTAGCGCTTCGCGGCGACGTCGGCCTCGCCCACGACGAACCCATCGATTCCTTCGAGTACTCCGAGCGCGCCGACGCGTCGATGTTCTACATCACCCACATTCGCGCCATCGTCCAGGCGATCGCGCTGGACATGGCCACCCCGCAGGGCGTGCTGCTCAGCCCGCCGGAGGAGTCGCTCGAGGGCGACGGCGGCCTGTTCAAGGGCATCCTCGCGCGCTACCTCGCCGAGGTTGCGGTGCGTCTGCCGGAGGATTCCAAGGAGAACATCGCCACCCGCAAGATCGCGGCGCGCCTGGTCATGCAGTCCGCTGAGTCGTTGTGGTCGCACCGCCTCGAGGTCGACGGCCTGCCCGTGTTCGCCGCCGAGTGGACGCAGGATGCAAAGTTGCCGCATAACTACGGGTTGGGGCCGTCGTCGATAAGCGAGGCCGTGGGGCTTGTGCGTATCGACGAGCGCGACCTTTCCGTCCAACTTTCCGGCTGGATGCTGCTCGAAGCTGCCGCGAAGGTGGCTGCAGCACACGCGTAA
- a CDS encoding TrmH family RNA methyltransferase: MEGRHGVGPWEGAWPDDPRLDPEYLEHGDTRNVVDEYRYWSLDAVVADLDTRRHPFHVAIENFENDMNIGTVVRTANAFLAKEVHIVGRKRWNRRGAMVTDRYQHIRHHESMADLIAWAEDNGLAVVAIDNTPGSVPLETAELPRDCVLLFGQEGPGVTEAAQQAAVMTCSIAQFGSTRSINAGVAAGIAMHAWIRQHADLSQAW, translated from the coding sequence ATGGAGGGCCGCCACGGCGTCGGCCCCTGGGAAGGCGCGTGGCCCGACGACCCGCGCCTCGACCCGGAGTACCTGGAACACGGCGACACGCGAAACGTTGTCGACGAGTACCGCTACTGGTCGCTCGACGCCGTGGTGGCGGACCTGGACACGCGCCGGCACCCGTTTCATGTGGCGATCGAGAACTTTGAAAACGATATGAACATCGGCACCGTCGTGCGCACCGCCAACGCCTTTTTGGCCAAGGAGGTGCACATCGTCGGCCGCAAGCGCTGGAACCGGCGCGGCGCGATGGTTACGGACCGCTACCAGCACATCCGCCACCACGAGTCGATGGCGGACCTGATCGCGTGGGCGGAGGACAACGGTCTTGCGGTCGTCGCCATCGACAACACCCCCGGATCCGTGCCCCTGGAAACCGCCGAGCTGCCGCGCGACTGCGTCCTGCTGTTCGGGCAGGAAGGGCCCGGCGTGACCGAGGCCGCGCAGCAGGCGGCGGTGATGACCTGCTCGATCGCGCAGTTCGGCTCGACCCGTTCGATCAACGCGGGCGTGGCCGCCGGTATCGCGATGCACGCTTGGATCCGCCAGCACGCGGACCTGTCGCAGGCTTGGTAA
- the pyrE gene encoding orotate phosphoribosyltransferase, which translates to MKEQLAELVKELAVVHGKVTLSSGKEADYYVDLRRATLHHEASPLIGKLLRELTDDLEFDAVGGLTLGADPVATAVMHAEGRPIDAFVVRKEAKKHGMQRRIEGPSIKGKRVLVVEDTTTTGNSPLTAVEACREEGAEVVAVATVVDRATGADQVLRDAGLEYRYLLGLEDLGLA; encoded by the coding sequence ATGAAGGAACAACTCGCTGAACTGGTCAAAGAACTTGCCGTGGTGCACGGGAAGGTGACGCTGTCCTCCGGCAAGGAGGCCGACTACTACGTGGATTTGCGTCGCGCGACGCTGCACCACGAGGCGAGCCCGCTGATCGGCAAGCTGCTGCGCGAACTGACCGACGATCTGGAGTTCGACGCCGTCGGCGGCCTGACCCTGGGTGCGGACCCGGTGGCCACCGCCGTGATGCACGCCGAGGGGCGCCCGATCGACGCGTTCGTGGTGCGCAAGGAGGCGAAGAAGCACGGTATGCAGCGCCGCATCGAAGGCCCGTCGATCAAGGGCAAGCGCGTGCTGGTCGTGGAGGACACCACCACGACCGGCAACTCGCCGCTGACTGCTGTGGAGGCGTGCCGCGAAGAGGGCGCCGAGGTAGTCGCCGTTGCCACCGTGGTGGACCGCGCGACCGGTGCGGACCAGGTGCTTCGCGACGCCGGCCTGGAGTACCGCTACCTCCTCGGCCTGGAGGACCTCGGGCTTGCCTGA
- a CDS encoding type III secretion system chaperone family protein, with product MVALLLVLAFAALAAGVALFIADARQRSPRRAWAREHGFTFAKVDDLLAGEWTRGAASRGATAREVVSGSAYGHDVHLADLGGVTVLAVPTGREADVVVDMRRNGFAPAQRDDDLLEVAGEGGFTVHATSAGPARRLIDERVRTALATLPKSVSAVWFEGAWVIGEFAPDAAAEDWDAALAPLALLADAARTLPPREAAPLQVVDVVGEGVVEKRSARPDDPVELPTRTTGGERGEVEERDLGDDDVTAIAGDAHNVTDLTRVRRVQGPSSIFDSEEK from the coding sequence ATGGTTGCTCTCCTTTTAGTCCTCGCGTTTGCGGCGCTGGCCGCCGGTGTGGCGCTGTTTATCGCCGATGCCCGCCAGCGCAGCCCGCGCCGGGCGTGGGCACGCGAGCACGGGTTCACGTTTGCCAAGGTGGATGACCTGTTGGCGGGGGAGTGGACGCGTGGCGCGGCTTCACGGGGTGCGACGGCGCGCGAGGTTGTCTCCGGATCGGCGTATGGCCACGATGTGCACCTCGCTGACCTCGGTGGGGTGACGGTGCTCGCGGTGCCGACGGGCCGGGAGGCCGACGTCGTGGTCGATATGCGCCGCAACGGGTTCGCGCCCGCGCAGCGCGATGACGACCTGCTCGAGGTAGCCGGTGAAGGTGGGTTCACCGTGCACGCCACGAGTGCCGGTCCCGCGCGCAGGCTTATCGACGAACGCGTGCGCACCGCCCTTGCCACCCTGCCGAAATCCGTGTCCGCCGTGTGGTTCGAAGGCGCGTGGGTGATCGGCGAGTTCGCACCCGATGCCGCCGCCGAGGACTGGGACGCGGCACTCGCACCGCTCGCATTGCTTGCCGACGCCGCACGCACTCTGCCCCCACGCGAGGCGGCGCCACTGCAGGTGGTGGATGTTGTGGGTGAGGGGGTTGTCGAGAAGCGAAGTGCCCGACCCGACGACCCGGTGGAGCTGCCGACCCGCACCACTGGCGGGGAGCGCGGCGAGGTGGAGGAGCGCGATCTTGGCGACGACGACGTGACCGCCATCGCCGGCGACGCCCACAACGTCACGGACTTGACGCGGGTGCGGCGGGTGCAGGGGCCGTCGTCGATATTTGATTCGGAGGAGAAATGA
- a CDS encoding sulfurtransferase: MSVFVSAAELNERVQTGQKQTVIAALWDAQEGKAWSKFQSEHVPTALFCNPSSQLASMPGRQVGRNPLPSLDVVAKAVANWGIEDGKPVYIYDGGSGLFAARAWWVLRWAGVDNVHIVDGGYAAWHRGGFKTIAGPGGIVVPREPEALNANSLPTATMEDVRAFNGSLLDTRDQRRFDGRREILDLRAGHIPGAVNLPVSMLFDDTTRTVKDTDHIRATLAEHGITQNTNPADVIVYSGSGNHSALLLAAMEHAGLPVLTHYVGGWSQWSANRDNRVAANV; this comes from the coding sequence ATGAGCGTCTTTGTCTCCGCAGCTGAACTCAACGAGCGTGTCCAGACCGGCCAGAAGCAGACCGTAATCGCCGCGTTGTGGGACGCGCAGGAAGGCAAGGCCTGGTCGAAGTTCCAGTCCGAGCATGTGCCGACGGCGCTGTTTTGCAACCCGTCGTCGCAGCTGGCGAGCATGCCGGGTCGGCAGGTGGGGCGTAACCCCTTGCCGTCGCTGGATGTCGTCGCTAAGGCGGTGGCGAATTGGGGGATCGAGGACGGCAAGCCGGTCTACATCTACGACGGCGGCTCGGGTCTGTTCGCGGCGCGCGCTTGGTGGGTGCTGCGTTGGGCGGGCGTGGACAATGTGCACATTGTCGACGGCGGGTACGCCGCATGGCACCGCGGTGGCTTCAAAACGATCGCCGGACCCGGCGGCATCGTCGTCCCGCGCGAGCCGGAGGCGTTGAACGCAAACTCGCTGCCGACGGCCACGATGGAAGACGTGCGCGCGTTTAACGGCAGCCTCCTGGACACGCGCGATCAGCGCCGCTTCGACGGCCGCCGGGAGATCCTAGACCTGCGTGCGGGTCACATCCCGGGTGCGGTGAACCTACCGGTGAGCATGCTTTTCGACGACACCACCCGCACCGTCAAAGACACCGACCACATCCGCGCGACTCTGGCGGAGCACGGCATCACACAGAACACGAACCCGGCGGATGTCATCGTCTACTCCGGTTCCGGCAACCACTCGGCGCTGCTGCTCGCCGCGATGGAACACGCCGGCCTGCCGGTGCTCACGCACTACGTGGGCGGCTGGTCGCAGTGGAGTGCGAACCGGGATAACCGGGTGGCCGCGAACGTTTAG
- a CDS encoding DUF4265 domain-containing protein, with product MQATTTILTRVVIPGVESEQLQAQQIGRDHFVVASVPFVDTTLALGDIVQCVKVGGAFHVDKVVVRGGASTVRVLPEDENPREIAETLLAFGCRVELGPGGMLAASIGADCPREGITEWLGGLAEQGAIQLAPGYMA from the coding sequence ATGCAAGCAACCACGACGATTCTCACCCGCGTCGTTATCCCCGGCGTGGAAAGCGAGCAGCTCCAGGCGCAGCAGATCGGGCGGGATCATTTTGTGGTGGCGAGTGTGCCGTTCGTCGATACGACGCTCGCGCTGGGCGACATTGTGCAGTGCGTGAAGGTCGGCGGCGCGTTCCACGTTGACAAGGTGGTGGTGCGCGGCGGCGCGTCGACGGTGCGCGTGCTGCCGGAGGATGAGAACCCGCGGGAAATCGCGGAGACCCTGCTCGCGTTCGGGTGCCGGGTGGAGTTGGGCCCGGGTGGGATGCTCGCCGCCAGCATCGGTGCAGACTGCCCGCGCGAGGGGATCACGGAGTGGCTGGGCGGCCTGGCTGAACAGGGCGCTATCCAGCTCGCTCCCGGGTACATGGCGTAG
- the panB gene encoding 3-methyl-2-oxobutanoate hydroxymethyltransferase, translating to MSGYLTPKKKVWVADLVAKKAHGEKWAMLTAYDYATARTFAAAGIECLLVGDSAANVVYGYETTNHISLDEMAYLGAAVVRGAGNALVVIDLPFGTYEASDEQCVRTATELVRRTGANMVKLEGGSRIAPRIRALKQAGLAVCAHVGFTPQSVDNLSGFKVQGRDDSADQLRADTEAVTEAGADMAVFEMVPADLATELTAACPAPVIGIGAGAGTDAQVLVWHDMADFPAGDHRARFVQRFGSIGADLAAAAADYKRAVHTGQFPAPEHTF from the coding sequence GTGTCTGGTTATCTCACTCCGAAGAAGAAGGTCTGGGTTGCAGATCTCGTCGCTAAGAAAGCGCACGGGGAGAAGTGGGCGATGCTCACGGCGTACGACTACGCCACGGCGCGCACTTTCGCTGCTGCTGGCATCGAATGCCTGTTAGTTGGCGACTCCGCCGCGAACGTCGTCTACGGATACGAAACCACCAACCACATTTCGCTCGACGAGATGGCCTACCTCGGCGCCGCCGTCGTGCGCGGGGCCGGCAACGCGCTGGTGGTCATCGACCTGCCGTTTGGCACCTACGAAGCGAGCGACGAACAGTGCGTTCGCACCGCCACTGAACTCGTCCGACGCACCGGCGCGAACATGGTCAAGTTGGAAGGTGGCTCGCGCATCGCTCCCCGTATCCGCGCACTGAAGCAGGCCGGGCTCGCCGTCTGCGCCCACGTCGGATTCACCCCGCAGTCAGTGGACAACCTCAGCGGATTCAAAGTCCAGGGCCGCGACGACAGCGCCGACCAACTGCGGGCGGACACCGAAGCGGTAACGGAAGCCGGCGCCGACATGGCGGTGTTCGAAATGGTCCCGGCAGATCTCGCCACGGAGCTCACCGCGGCGTGCCCGGCCCCCGTCATCGGGATCGGCGCCGGGGCCGGGACCGACGCCCAAGTGCTGGTGTGGCACGACATGGCAGACTTTCCCGCAGGCGACCACCGGGCACGGTTTGTGCAGCGCTTCGGCTCAATCGGCGCCGACCTCGCAGCGGCCGCGGCGGACTACAAACGCGCCGTGCACACCGGACAGTTCCCGGCACCGGAGCACACCTTCTAA
- the panC gene encoding pantoate--beta-alanine ligase, translating into MTEIVHTPEALQQTLAGTREDAGLSLVPTMGALHEGHLTLAREARKLGHPVVVSIFVNPLQFAPGEDLEAYPRTLDEDVAKLEAEGVAAVFAPSPETMYPHGPRTTVQPGPLGAVLEGKTRPTHFAGVLTVVAKLFNLTGATDAFFGEKDYQQLALIRQMVEDLHLPVRVHGCPIVRDEDGLALSSRNRYLSAAERTRALAIPRALATGSLEQARALLDDDPSIDIDYLITTAPDLSELPADYSGPARLLVAAKVGNTRLLDNVAIEV; encoded by the coding sequence ATGACCGAAATTGTTCATACCCCGGAAGCACTTCAGCAGACCCTGGCAGGCACGCGTGAGGACGCCGGCCTGTCACTCGTTCCCACCATGGGCGCCCTGCACGAAGGCCACCTCACCTTGGCGCGTGAAGCGCGTAAGCTCGGCCACCCAGTGGTGGTCAGCATTTTCGTGAACCCGTTGCAGTTCGCGCCGGGCGAGGATCTGGAAGCGTACCCGCGCACGTTGGACGAAGACGTGGCCAAACTCGAGGCGGAGGGCGTTGCCGCCGTGTTCGCGCCCTCGCCGGAGACGATGTACCCGCACGGTCCGCGCACCACGGTGCAGCCCGGCCCGCTGGGTGCGGTGCTGGAGGGCAAAACCCGGCCGACCCACTTCGCGGGTGTGCTGACGGTGGTGGCGAAGTTGTTCAACCTCACCGGCGCCACCGACGCGTTTTTCGGAGAGAAGGACTACCAGCAGTTGGCGCTGATCCGGCAGATGGTCGAGGACCTTCACCTGCCTGTGCGCGTCCACGGCTGCCCGATTGTGCGCGACGAGGACGGTCTCGCGCTGTCGTCGCGCAATCGTTACCTGTCTGCAGCGGAACGCACGCGCGCGCTCGCGATACCGCGCGCGTTGGCCACCGGGAGCCTCGAGCAAGCGCGGGCATTGCTTGACGACGACCCCAGCATCGACATCGACTACCTCATCACCACCGCCCCCGACCTGTCCGAACTTCCCGCAGACTACTCCGGACCAGCCCGCCTGCTCGTGGCTGCGAAGGTAGGCAACACGCGGTTGCTCGATAACGTCGCCATCGAGGTGTGA